One genomic segment of Aliarcobacter cibarius includes these proteins:
- a CDS encoding type IV secretion system DNA-binding domain-containing protein: MELGFNRKESRVVNNLVINHDFTNAIIFGRTGSGKTSCAILPNIEDRIKDDFGVLVYDFKGNLHTQVKYIANKYDKLNKVIEIGKPWGAKINLFDYLNLNYLSLIASNNSERDPYWDNAARSLFETVAKIHKDINYLVKELYHSWAREYSHSDIRELEFLKELSFKQVLKYVNCIDSMKEFVQNASRAIDFIESQINKINFTKDLKQEYEQYLESYKFRCVKLKDLVETLEYYKNIKKDTDTGRSAVLNHLNSVLMDVASKDFLNSSKIDVVEELRAGKIVIIDVSTLNENSMNILNLAIYTRLQRGLFSSMHPVTIFIDEAQKILNKDYLPQVDVCRESKFEYILTTQDEVLLENKLGESKFEELYTNIVSKYSFATNSNEIKGKFEYIDLNTMKKATAQPMFFESKDLIKVEHQFQKSNLILAFSDYEAYIDEIYILKYDEKLIEDYKVLVQTIDNDIFETKYISYPDFQSFKKKYSYSDNSYRHYFIDDFEFNEYEELIVENINEEEIETSLDDDSSVDEIVKRIKKLMLDDETA; encoded by the coding sequence ATGGAACTAGGTTTTAATAGAAAAGAATCAAGAGTTGTTAATAATTTAGTAATAAATCATGATTTTACTAATGCAATTATCTTTGGAAGAACAGGTAGTGGAAAAACTTCATGTGCAATATTGCCAAATATTGAAGATAGAATAAAAGATGACTTTGGAGTGTTGGTTTATGATTTTAAAGGAAATTTACATACACAAGTTAAATATATTGCAAATAAGTATGATAAGTTAAATAAAGTAATAGAAATAGGTAAACCTTGGGGAGCTAAAATAAATCTTTTTGATTATTTAAATCTTAATTATTTATCACTTATTGCTTCAAACAATAGTGAAAGAGATCCATATTGGGATAATGCTGCTAGAAGTCTATTTGAAACAGTTGCAAAGATTCATAAAGATATTAATTATTTAGTTAAAGAGTTATACCACTCATGGGCAAGAGAGTATTCACATTCTGATATTAGAGAATTAGAATTTTTAAAAGAGTTATCTTTTAAACAAGTTCTTAAATATGTAAATTGTATTGACAGTATGAAAGAGTTTGTTCAAAATGCGTCAAGAGCTATTGATTTTATAGAGAGTCAAATAAATAAAATAAACTTTACAAAAGATTTAAAACAAGAGTATGAACAATATTTAGAATCATATAAATTTAGATGTGTAAAATTAAAAGATTTAGTTGAAACATTAGAATATTATAAAAATATAAAAAAAGATACTGATACTGGTAGAAGTGCAGTTTTAAATCATTTAAACAGTGTTCTTATGGATGTAGCTAGCAAAGATTTTTTAAATAGTTCAAAAATAGATGTGGTTGAAGAACTAAGAGCTGGTAAAATAGTTATTATAGATGTTTCTACACTTAACGAAAATAGTATGAATATATTAAATTTAGCAATATACACTAGACTTCAAAGAGGTTTATTTAGCAGTATGCATCCAGTTACTATATTTATTGATGAAGCACAAAAGATTTTAAATAAGGATTATTTACCTCAAGTTGATGTTTGTAGAGAGAGTAAATTTGAGTACATATTAACTACGCAAGATGAAGTTCTTTTAGAAAATAAATTAGGAGAAAGTAAGTTTGAAGAGCTTTATACAAATATTGTCTCAAAATATAGTTTTGCAACAAATAGTAATGAAATAAAAGGAAAATTTGAATACATAGATTTAAATACAATGAAAAAAGCTACTGCACAACCAATGTTTTTTGAAAGTAAAGATTTAATTAAAGTAGAACATCAATTTCAAAAATCTAATTTGATTTTAGCATTTAGTGATTATGAAGCATATATAGATGAAATATATATTTTAAAGTATGATGAGAAATTAATAGAAGATTATAAAGTATTAGTTCAAACTATTGATAATGATATTTTTGAAACTAAATATATATCTTATCCAGATTTTCAATCATTTAAGAAAAAATATAGTTATAGTGATAATAGCTATAGGCATTACTTTATAGATGATTTTGAATTTAATGAGTATGAAGAGTTAATTGTTGAAAATATAAATGAAGAAGAGATAGAAACAAGTTTAGATGATGATTCTAGTGTTGATGAAATAGTAAAAAGAATTAAGAAGTTAATGTTAGATGATGAAACAGCCTAA
- a CDS encoding RecQ family ATP-dependent DNA helicase, with translation MNNIIFCDIEASIKTKKINEVGLVYKNSNFKTSSIEEAKKFISICKTDFISGHNFIDFDLNILKYSSLYKDIVNYKIIDTLPLSLLLFNEKTIHSLPKNYKNEDDFDNNPVEDSKITAILFDKLLERFNEIPNDTKNIFYSLLKNNQYFSGFFEYICLSTKLIDLNFEDLFNLIKNKHNKTIVNFEYLKDVLISNKVELAYILALLTPYIEIKAHPPKILFSYPNIVEIQKKLCFDRELSNKILSDFSKEVFGFGTFREFPRLNANILDNPSISQREIVEASLRDESFLAILPTGGGKTFTFWLPAIFKSNSYKGLTVVISPLQALIEDHIKSFNLKVANYKAVAISGFMSPLERSEAVEQVVNGEADILYIAPESLRSNTIFNILKNRLIERFVIDEAHCLSTWGNDFRQDYYYICEFIKDLLDKKNFQNHIPISCFTATGKPSVIKDIENYFLEGLSIKLDKYLAVPERKNLKYKSIPSSGKYKYLELLKLINEHDGATLVYIPTSTKNCDEIANKIAMDTNKIVKSFHSKIESQEKMQILKDYIENRVDIIVATTAFGMGVDKANITNVIHYEISDSLENYAQEAGRGARDENFEAYCPILFDEDDLDKHFVSLNRSKLTASEINSIFLVIKRSKGNAINKTAFELAKDAGWDVEDKSSDYSTKVKTALLELEREGYISRKRNKTNFFADSIVSKSMEKLHIKLKESFYSEEEKQRLILVLQNIIGRGKPEAVQVDELAHILGYTKNEISLAINQLKQLELLGDSKDLSLEISIYSLNKFKKIKEIELVLFNYLELLNSSRVRIRELNEELNKKELTTKNESELIKSIIKNWRSKSNFIFSRQNREQDLWYFKFENLQNLKDRIHKNHIISEKTLSILTKDLNNKQKEEIVISLKILHDSMNKEYDIEEIDKALLYLHHLNILELLKGRFINYSPMIIEKEEKFQTKRKYTNNEYKNRLEQHYQTKIESIHIMGEYAKRLKDDDHKAILFLRDYFTLSYENFKDKYKLSKEKISKPITQKRYNKIFEKMSEEQKEIINDKDTKAMMILAGPGSGKTKVLVHKIASLILTEDIKPEQFMMLTFSKSAKMEFKTRLNSLIGALSYDVEIQTFHSYALKLIARVANKENKIILENAIEEATRQINEKEITLPHITILVLDEFQDINEKSFEFVKAIYKATNEDIKIIAVGDDDQCIMDFNGAQVNFIDKYKKEFGYDEDGNEVYKQYELLCNFRSKKDIVNYSNDFITKVTKRYKTKPLYSNSLDSGSINIYSFLSKNMIIPLIELVKQEKSISNIAILVKTNEMVLDIYSILQDNNIDARYLIERDKFELKNIIELIEFDKVLNSYLEEEISYKEIYFEKALKFTESKFKNSVNISLLHKIIDKFLNESDSYKISEWISYLEEIRLEDFEIYNKNIIISTIHKSKGLEFDKVYLLVDGNPINDEEKRLFYVGMTRAKDELNIFRNGRDISNKKDYIKYFYDEQQYLIESKTFTHVMSLEDLNLGFDYEKFVVNNSLISGVKLTIEKKENFKNLCLIFENKIVATLSSRFNLLILEKFEKGYLFKDCIVEYIVLWEDKNLNKVLKHPLCKIIMQKNIIT, from the coding sequence TTGAATAATATAATTTTTTGTGATATTGAAGCTAGTATTAAAACTAAAAAAATAAATGAAGTAGGACTAGTTTATAAAAATTCTAATTTTAAAACATCTTCAATAGAAGAAGCAAAAAAATTTATTAGTATTTGTAAAACAGATTTTATTTCAGGACATAATTTCATCGATTTTGATTTAAATATATTGAAATATAGTAGTTTATACAAAGATATAGTAAATTATAAAATAATAGATACTTTACCATTGTCTTTACTACTTTTTAATGAAAAAACAATCCATAGCTTACCAAAAAATTATAAGAATGAAGATGATTTTGATAATAATCCAGTTGAAGATTCTAAAATTACTGCTATATTATTTGATAAATTATTAGAACGATTTAATGAAATACCAAATGATACTAAAAATATATTTTACTCACTTCTTAAAAATAATCAATATTTTAGTGGTTTTTTTGAATATATATGTTTAAGTACTAAATTGATAGATTTAAATTTTGAAGATTTATTCAATTTAATAAAAAATAAACATAATAAAACTATTGTTAATTTTGAGTATTTGAAAGATGTATTGATTTCAAATAAAGTTGAATTAGCTTATATATTAGCTTTATTGACTCCATATATTGAAATTAAAGCTCATCCTCCAAAGATTTTATTTTCTTATCCAAATATTGTTGAAATCCAAAAAAAACTTTGTTTTGATAGGGAATTATCAAATAAAATTTTAAGTGATTTTTCAAAAGAAGTTTTTGGATTTGGTACATTTAGAGAATTTCCACGATTGAATGCCAATATTCTTGATAATCCATCTATTTCACAAAGAGAAATAGTAGAAGCTTCTTTAAGAGATGAATCTTTTCTAGCAATTTTACCAACAGGTGGTGGAAAAACTTTTACTTTTTGGTTACCTGCAATTTTCAAATCAAATTCTTATAAAGGTTTAACAGTAGTTATTTCTCCACTTCAAGCTTTGATTGAAGATCATATAAAAAGTTTTAATTTGAAAGTTGCAAATTATAAAGCAGTTGCAATTAGTGGATTCATGAGCCCATTAGAAAGAAGTGAAGCAGTTGAACAAGTTGTTAATGGTGAAGCTGATATTTTATATATAGCACCAGAATCTTTACGTTCAAACACAATATTTAATATTTTAAAAAATAGACTTATTGAAAGATTTGTTATTGATGAAGCACATTGTTTATCAACTTGGGGGAATGATTTTAGGCAAGATTACTATTATATATGTGAATTTATAAAAGATTTGTTAGATAAAAAGAATTTTCAAAATCATATTCCAATTTCATGTTTTACTGCAACAGGGAAACCTAGTGTAATAAAAGATATAGAAAATTACTTTTTAGAAGGATTATCGATTAAACTTGATAAATATTTAGCTGTACCTGAAAGAAAAAATTTAAAATATAAATCAATACCATCAAGTGGAAAATATAAGTATTTAGAACTTTTAAAATTAATAAATGAGCATGATGGTGCAACTTTAGTTTATATTCCAACATCTACAAAAAATTGTGATGAAATAGCAAATAAAATAGCAATGGATACAAATAAAATAGTAAAATCTTTTCATTCAAAAATTGAATCTCAAGAAAAGATGCAAATATTAAAAGATTATATTGAAAATAGGGTAGATATAATTGTTGCAACAACTGCTTTTGGAATGGGAGTTGATAAAGCAAATATTACAAATGTTATACATTACGAAATATCTGATTCCTTAGAAAATTATGCACAAGAAGCTGGAAGAGGGGCTAGAGATGAAAATTTTGAAGCATATTGTCCTATTTTATTTGATGAAGATGATTTGGATAAACATTTTGTTTCATTAAATAGATCAAAATTAACTGCAAGTGAAATAAATTCTATATTTTTAGTAATTAAAAGATCAAAAGGTAATGCAATTAATAAAACAGCATTTGAATTAGCAAAAGATGCTGGTTGGGATGTAGAAGATAAATCATCAGACTACAGTACTAAAGTTAAAACAGCATTATTAGAACTAGAAAGAGAAGGTTATATTAGTAGAAAAAGAAATAAAACTAATTTTTTTGCTGATTCTATAGTTTCTAAATCAATGGAAAAATTACATATAAAGCTAAAGGAATCATTTTATTCTGAAGAAGAAAAGCAAAGATTAATACTTGTTTTACAAAATATTATTGGAAGAGGTAAACCTGAAGCAGTGCAGGTTGATGAATTAGCACATATTTTAGGATACACAAAAAATGAAATTTCATTAGCTATTAATCAATTAAAACAATTAGAACTTTTAGGTGACAGTAAAGATTTAAGTTTGGAAATAAGTATTTATAGTTTAAATAAATTTAAAAAAATTAAAGAGATAGAATTAGTACTGTTTAACTATTTAGAGTTATTAAATAGTTCAAGAGTTAGAATTAGAGAATTAAATGAGGAGTTAAATAAAAAAGAGTTAACTACAAAAAATGAATCTGAATTAATTAAATCAATAATTAAAAATTGGAGAAGTAAATCAAATTTTATTTTTAGTAGACAAAATAGAGAACAAGACTTATGGTATTTTAAATTTGAGAACTTACAAAATTTAAAAGATAGAATTCACAAAAACCATATAATTAGTGAAAAAACTTTATCTATTCTAACAAAAGATTTAAATAATAAACAAAAAGAGGAAATTGTTATCTCTTTAAAAATATTACATGACTCAATGAATAAAGAATATGATATTGAAGAAATTGATAAAGCATTATTATATTTACATCATTTAAATATTTTGGAATTATTAAAAGGGCGATTTATAAATTATTCTCCAATGATTATAGAAAAAGAAGAAAAATTTCAAACAAAAAGAAAATATACAAATAATGAGTATAAAAATAGATTAGAACAGCATTATCAAACAAAAATAGAATCTATTCACATAATGGGAGAATATGCGAAAAGGTTGAAGGATGACGATCATAAAGCCATTTTATTTTTAAGAGACTATTTTACTTTATCTTATGAGAATTTTAAAGATAAGTATAAACTTTCAAAAGAGAAAATCTCAAAACCAATTACTCAAAAAAGATATAACAAAATATTTGAAAAAATGTCAGAAGAACAAAAAGAAATTATTAATGATAAAGATACAAAAGCTATGATGATTCTTGCTGGTCCAGGGAGTGGTAAAACTAAAGTTCTTGTCCATAAAATTGCTTCTTTGATTTTAACTGAAGATATAAAGCCAGAGCAATTTATGATGTTAACTTTTTCTAAAAGTGCAAAAATGGAGTTTAAGACAAGACTAAATAGTTTAATTGGTGCTTTGTCTTATGATGTTGAAATTCAAACATTTCACTCATATGCACTAAAATTAATTGCAAGAGTAGCGAATAAAGAAAATAAAATAATTCTTGAAAATGCTATTGAAGAGGCAACAAGACAAATAAATGAAAAAGAGATAACTTTACCACATATTACTATTTTAGTTTTAGATGAATTTCAAGATATTAATGAAAAAAGTTTTGAGTTTGTAAAAGCAATTTATAAAGCAACTAATGAAGATATTAAAATTATTGCTGTTGGAGATGATGATCAATGCATAATGGATTTTAATGGAGCACAAGTTAATTTTATAGATAAATATAAGAAAGAGTTTGGTTATGACGAAGATGGTAATGAAGTATACAAACAATACGAGTTACTTTGTAACTTTAGAAGTAAAAAAGATATTGTAAATTATTCAAATGATTTTATTACAAAAGTAACAAAGCGTTATAAAACTAAGCCTTTATATTCAAATAGTTTAGATTCTGGTTCAATAAATATTTATTCTTTTTTATCAAAAAATATGATAATTCCTCTTATAGAGCTTGTAAAACAAGAGAAAAGTATAAGTAATATTGCAATTTTGGTAAAAACAAATGAAATGGTTTTAGATATTTATTCAATATTACAAGATAATAATATTGATGCTAGATATTTAATTGAACGAGATAAATTTGAATTAAAAAATATAATAGAATTAATTGAATTTGATAAAGTTTTAAATAGCTATTTAGAAGAAGAGATATCTTACAAAGAGATTTATTTTGAAAAAGCATTAAAATTTACAGAGAGTAAATTTAAAAATTCTGTGAATATATCTTTACTTCATAAAATTATTGATAAATTTTTGAATGAAAGTGACAGTTATAAGATTTCAGAGTGGATTAGTTATTTAGAAGAGATAAGATTAGAAGATTTTGAAATTTATAATAAAAATATAATTATTTCAACGATTCATAAATCGAAAGGTTTAGAATTTGATAAAGTCTATCTATTAGTAGATGGAAACCCGATAAATGATGAAGAAAAGAGACTTTTTTATGTTGGAATGACAAGAGCAAAAGATGAATTAAATATATTTAGAAATGGAAGAGATATTAGCAATAAAAAAGATTATATAAAATATTTTTATGACGAACAACAGTATCTCATTGAAAGTAAAACATTTACTCATGTAATGTCTTTAGAAGATCTAAACCTAGGATTTGATTATGAAAAATTTGTTGTGAATAATTCATTGATTTCTGGAGTTAAATTAACTATTGAGAAAAAAGAGAATTTTAAAAATTTATGTTTAATATTTGAAAATAAAATAGTAGCAACATTATCAAGTAGATTTAATTTATTGATACTGGAAAAATTTGAGAAAGGTTATCTATTTAAGGATTGTATTGTAGAATATATTGTTTTATGGGAAGATAAAAATTTAAATAAAGTTTTAAAACATCCTCTTTGTAAAATTATTATGCAAAAGAATATAATCACTTAA
- a CDS encoding ParA family protein, with amino-acid sequence MEKNLGEVIGVTVQKGGVGKSTFSQALAYSYANKGYKTALIDLDPQATLSGAFFGYSYGAFTYTEENGVIKYDVSNITNVFRNENVSPISIKTTKYIDNPNKGKMLQPHYLEDTIEIDFFPSNFQLLNLTESDDFKRDEKITILSNFINNLKSKYDKIIIDAPPSFGIITTAILKCAKSILIPIPTKNVDTDGMVGFFRTLDKIFISENLNNLEKIVLVPNMFDKRISDAKETLAEIKRIPTLLHETQNLRNIKCKVMNPFPQKSCVQEAPSLKYFLVPYIMDFQRSQNQDLILMIDNIADELN; translated from the coding sequence ATGGAAAAAAATCTTGGTGAAGTTATAGGTGTTACAGTTCAAAAAGGTGGTGTTGGTAAATCAACTTTTTCACAAGCATTAGCATACTCTTATGCAAATAAAGGTTATAAAACAGCATTAATAGATTTAGATCCTCAAGCAACTCTTTCAGGCGCATTTTTTGGATATTCTTATGGTGCATTTACATATACTGAAGAAAATGGTGTAATTAAATATGATGTAAGTAATATAACAAATGTTTTTAGAAATGAAAATGTAAGCCCTATTTCTATTAAAACTACTAAATATATTGATAATCCTAATAAAGGTAAAATGTTACAACCACATTATCTTGAGGATACAATTGAAATTGACTTTTTCCCATCAAATTTTCAACTATTAAACTTAACAGAATCAGATGATTTTAAAAGAGATGAAAAGATAACTATATTATCAAATTTTATAAATAATTTAAAATCTAAATATGATAAAATTATTATTGATGCCCCACCTTCTTTTGGAATAATTACAACTGCAATATTAAAATGTGCAAAATCTATTTTAATACCTATTCCAACTAAAAATGTTGATACTGATGGAATGGTTGGTTTTTTTAGAACCTTAGATAAAATTTTTATATCTGAAAATTTAAATAATCTAGAAAAAATTGTTTTAGTTCCTAATATGTTTGATAAAAGAATTAGTGATGCAAAAGAAACTCTTGCAGAAATTAAAAGAATACCTACCCTACTTCATGAAACTCAAAATCTTAGAAATATAAAATGTAAAGTTATGAATCCATTTCCACAAAAATCTTGTGTTCAAGAAGCTCCTAGCTTAAAATATTTTTTAGTTCCATATATAATGGACTTTCAAAGATCACAAAATCAAGATTTAATTTTAATGATTGATAACATAGCTGATGAATTAAATTAA